A genomic stretch from Sulfobacillus thermosulfidooxidans includes:
- the nirD gene encoding nitrite reductase small subunit NirD, giving the protein MAWIKVLRVSDVAPQTGRKVVVGNCHLAIFRLRDGTLRAIANQCPHRQGSLADGIVSGHHVYCPLHDWKINLNSGCAEAPDQGETSIFAVKVVEDHVYIELDDMALAMCTGVSQPVFSQSE; this is encoded by the coding sequence ATGGCATGGATTAAAGTCTTGCGGGTTTCTGACGTGGCACCACAAACGGGACGGAAGGTGGTTGTAGGAAATTGCCATCTTGCCATATTCCGGCTACGGGACGGTACCCTTCGAGCCATCGCTAATCAGTGCCCCCATCGACAAGGGTCACTGGCTGATGGGATTGTTAGTGGGCACCACGTGTATTGTCCGCTCCATGATTGGAAAATCAATTTGAATAGCGGTTGTGCTGAAGCTCCCGATCAGGGGGAGACTAGTATTTTTGCCGTAAAAGTCGTTGAGGATCATGTTTACATTGAATTAGACGATATGGCGTTGGCTATGTGCACAGGTGTCTCACAACCGGTATTCTCTCAATCTGAATAA
- the nirB gene encoding nitrite reductase large subunit NirB, whose amino-acid sequence MMKRLVIIGHGMAATRLAERIVDIAPNMYEISIIGEERFLGYDRIQLSHVLSGNVNPTGLLLKDEQWYHDHGITVKTHHKVIELHLKDKKIRTEQGFEFAYDELVLATGSSALRIPVPGAHLPGVMTFRSLDDCETMIQMARQQRNAVVIGGGLLGLEAAHGLNALGMNVTVVHAVSTLMERQLDWHAGKLLERELRNQGIEVAMDAKTTAIHGDHHVEFVELSDGRRIQADLVVMAVGIKPNVDLAKASGIVVNRGIVVDDFMRTSEAHVWAVGECAEHAGVIYGIVAPLYEQVEVLAKKLAQIPVESYKGSVPVTKLKVSGVEVFSAGDFQDDDHSNTLVMMDGLRNRYKKAVFRQKQLTGVILYGDTTHSARYSSLIRQGATWEDLEKAGLWGDKAESASVSTVETWNNDDIVCGCMGVTKGTILNAIKTKGLSSVDEIRLNTGASRSCGSCRSLVGQLLTYVTGNQVEDSNRLCACTDLTHEMVVEAIRSYHLYQVHDVMKQLKWKNSEGCSKCRPALNYYVRMVWPAKADDDPQSRLVNERLHANIQRDGTFSVVPRIYGGVTNSEQLRKIADVADKYHVPMIKITGGQRIDLLGVRKEDLPAVWEDLGMTSGYAYGKAMRTVKTCVGTEFCRFGTQDAIGAGIRLEHALEGLDTPHKVKMAVSGCPRNCAESTVKDVGVIGVEGGFDLFVGGNGGAKVRAADFLIRVRTEDEVEEWALAFLQYYRENARYMERTATWVERVGIEEIRKTLENTEQRVAYAQRLRDTLSRWRDPWQRIVSTDEERRYFQTVHIQPF is encoded by the coding sequence ATGATGAAGCGTTTGGTAATTATTGGACATGGTATGGCAGCAACCCGTCTTGCTGAACGAATTGTGGACATTGCCCCCAATATGTATGAAATAAGCATCATTGGTGAAGAAAGATTTCTTGGATATGATCGTATCCAGTTGTCTCATGTACTGTCTGGAAATGTTAATCCTACCGGTTTATTGCTTAAAGACGAACAATGGTATCACGATCATGGCATTACTGTGAAAACCCACCATAAAGTTATCGAGCTGCATCTGAAAGACAAAAAGATACGAACGGAGCAAGGTTTTGAATTTGCATATGACGAGTTAGTACTGGCAACGGGATCATCAGCCTTACGGATTCCCGTTCCGGGTGCTCATCTTCCCGGAGTGATGACTTTTCGGTCTTTAGATGATTGCGAAACGATGATTCAAATGGCGCGACAGCAACGAAATGCCGTTGTGATTGGTGGAGGATTATTGGGTTTGGAAGCTGCTCATGGTCTGAATGCATTGGGAATGAACGTCACGGTCGTACACGCCGTCTCCACACTCATGGAACGCCAATTGGACTGGCACGCAGGCAAACTATTAGAGCGTGAACTGCGTAATCAGGGCATTGAGGTAGCCATGGATGCAAAGACCACTGCGATCCATGGTGATCATCATGTTGAGTTCGTGGAGTTATCGGATGGGCGTAGGATTCAGGCGGATTTAGTTGTCATGGCAGTGGGGATTAAACCCAACGTGGATTTGGCTAAAGCATCAGGAATTGTTGTGAATCGTGGAATTGTAGTCGATGACTTCATGCGAACGTCGGAGGCTCATGTGTGGGCCGTCGGAGAATGTGCCGAGCATGCTGGCGTCATTTATGGGATTGTTGCACCGCTCTATGAACAGGTTGAAGTATTGGCGAAAAAACTAGCGCAAATTCCCGTAGAGTCCTATAAAGGATCCGTGCCAGTCACCAAATTAAAGGTCTCGGGCGTCGAAGTATTTTCGGCTGGTGACTTTCAAGACGATGACCACTCTAACACATTGGTGATGATGGATGGTTTGAGGAATCGCTACAAAAAAGCGGTGTTCCGCCAGAAACAACTTACAGGAGTTATCCTCTACGGAGATACGACGCATAGTGCTAGATACTCTTCATTAATACGTCAAGGGGCAACATGGGAAGACCTCGAAAAGGCTGGCCTTTGGGGAGATAAGGCGGAATCCGCATCCGTATCGACTGTAGAGACATGGAACAATGACGATATTGTTTGTGGATGCATGGGCGTTACTAAAGGGACCATTTTGAATGCGATCAAGACAAAAGGATTGAGTTCTGTTGACGAGATTCGGCTAAATACCGGAGCTTCGCGGTCATGTGGAAGTTGTCGTTCTCTCGTTGGCCAATTACTGACGTATGTGACGGGGAATCAAGTCGAAGATTCTAACCGGCTGTGTGCCTGTACGGATTTAACGCATGAGATGGTTGTCGAAGCAATTCGTTCGTACCATCTCTATCAGGTTCATGACGTCATGAAACAATTGAAATGGAAAAACTCCGAAGGATGTTCAAAATGTCGCCCCGCTCTGAATTATTATGTACGCATGGTGTGGCCTGCTAAGGCAGACGACGATCCCCAGTCGCGTCTTGTTAATGAACGTCTTCACGCCAATATTCAGCGAGATGGAACATTTTCTGTCGTTCCCCGAATTTATGGTGGGGTAACTAATTCCGAACAATTAAGGAAAATTGCTGACGTCGCTGATAAATATCATGTTCCCATGATCAAGATTACGGGGGGTCAACGTATTGACCTGTTGGGAGTTCGCAAAGAAGATTTACCGGCTGTCTGGGAAGATCTTGGTATGACTTCTGGCTACGCATATGGAAAAGCCATGCGAACCGTGAAAACATGTGTGGGAACCGAATTTTGCCGTTTCGGGACACAAGATGCCATAGGTGCTGGAATTCGCCTCGAACATGCCTTAGAAGGACTAGATACGCCTCATAAGGTCAAAATGGCTGTATCGGGTTGCCCACGAAATTGTGCGGAGTCGACCGTCAAAGATGTTGGAGTCATAGGGGTCGAAGGCGGTTTTGATCTTTTTGTCGGGGGCAATGGCGGAGCTAAGGTGCGTGCGGCCGATTTTCTTATACGTGTACGGACAGAAGATGAAGTTGAAGAATGGGCATTGGCCTTTTTACAGTATTACCGGGAAAATGCCCGGTATATGGAACGAACCGCAACATGGGTTGAACGAGTAGGAATCGAAGAAATTCGTAAGACTTTAGAAAACACTGAACAACGCGTTGCTTATGCCCAGCGGTTACGAGACACGTTATCACGGTGGCGTGATCCGTGGCAAAGGATTGTGAGTACGGATGAAGAGCGTCGTTACTTCCAGACTGTGCACATTCAACCATTTTAA
- a CDS encoding MFS transporter yields the protein MVNQNSFAKTLAWPTLGFFIGFAGLSIYGPLVPKFVHLMHLTPLDAGLLAAVANLSGSLLRLPFGAWADRRGFKIPFLTLLTAAVLGLLGIVWVMATHYPHHMNGLFPLLLILGFLVGAGIATFPVGIAQVSQAAPHTRQGTALALYAGLGNLAPGIFALLLPFAFAHIGLIPAYSLWALLMVIGIGIYARESPSVALLKPNKTTSPFLTALRTAATWPLTYLYFISFGGFLALVAWLPSFWVGTFHVPLVKAGLFTLLFTLTTSLIRIVGGWLADRISPMFVIAGSLLAIAFGAAFVTQSGTVTDAMISILIIAVGMGIQNGAVFKIVPFRIPHAVGGAAGIIGGLGALGGFIIPPVMAMVGGVHHAPTSFIILTILALMGLGALVYLNRPSLNASPVLKSETALDLDLES from the coding sequence ATGGTGAACCAAAATTCATTTGCCAAAACGTTAGCGTGGCCGACTTTAGGATTTTTCATAGGATTTGCCGGGTTATCCATCTATGGCCCTCTTGTTCCGAAGTTCGTTCACCTCATGCATCTCACCCCATTAGACGCGGGGCTTTTGGCGGCTGTTGCGAATTTATCGGGTTCTCTCCTTCGTTTACCTTTTGGAGCATGGGCTGATCGTCGCGGCTTTAAAATCCCCTTCTTAACATTGCTGACAGCGGCAGTTCTCGGACTATTAGGTATTGTTTGGGTCATGGCCACACACTATCCACATCATATGAACGGTCTGTTTCCGTTATTATTAATTTTAGGATTTCTTGTCGGCGCTGGCATTGCCACATTTCCCGTAGGTATTGCCCAAGTATCACAAGCGGCACCACACACTCGCCAAGGAACAGCTCTCGCATTATATGCTGGCCTCGGTAATCTCGCCCCCGGCATTTTTGCCCTGTTATTGCCGTTTGCTTTTGCCCATATTGGACTGATTCCTGCCTATAGTCTTTGGGCGCTATTGATGGTTATCGGCATAGGGATTTACGCGCGTGAATCTCCCTCTGTCGCATTGCTTAAGCCCAACAAAACCACCAGTCCTTTCTTAACAGCATTGCGCACAGCAGCCACATGGCCTCTCACATATCTTTATTTCATTAGTTTTGGTGGATTTCTAGCTCTCGTCGCCTGGTTACCATCCTTCTGGGTCGGCACATTTCATGTTCCATTAGTCAAAGCAGGGCTATTTACTTTACTGTTTACTTTAACGACATCCCTAATCCGAATCGTAGGAGGTTGGTTAGCTGATCGAATCTCTCCCATGTTCGTTATTGCAGGCTCGTTATTGGCTATCGCATTTGGTGCCGCATTTGTTACACAAAGTGGAACCGTAACGGATGCCATGATAAGCATTCTGATTATTGCTGTAGGGATGGGAATTCAAAACGGAGCTGTTTTCAAAATTGTTCCCTTCCGAATTCCCCATGCCGTGGGCGGAGCCGCCGGGATTATTGGCGGACTCGGTGCACTAGGAGGATTTATTATCCCACCAGTGATGGCGATGGTCGGTGGTGTGCATCACGCCCCTACCAGTTTTATCATTCTCACAATTTTAGCGCTGATGGGTCTTGGAGCGTTGGTCTACCTCAACCGGCCATCCCTAAACGCATCACCTGTGTTAAAATCCGAAACGGCATTGGATCTCGATTTAGAATCGTAA
- a CDS encoding molybdopterin oxidoreductase family protein: MSTVYTPCPFCALQCGVTIKQSPKGQRIVGNPHDPISEGHLCRKGLASLEVLNHPQRIEAPLLRPHRKHPLTPTSWTTALDAIAERLQSIKKNWGPDSIAVYGSGALTNETAYLLGKFARLALGTREIDYNGRFCMSSAAKAYITMLGLDRPTGTFEDIRQTETLLIVGSNLSDAHPMAMRAIQHAKTRGATIIVIDPRRTRLAKSADYHLAIRPGTDGFLAWAMMHSIIQQNLVNHDFVANRTRGFEEMAQQARHYSPHVVSLLTGISPKIIETISRVFAASSRSMLLHGRGMEQYQHGVEAVSAFLNVVLVTGQIGRPGTGAVMLTGQANGQGGRELGQKSDQLPGSRPITDPSHRQAVARVWGVDPQSIPPAGRFTASEFFPAINRGDIKALMVVGANPLLSAPDTSEVHRAMKNLEFLVVIDPILTETAQEADVVVPAGGFGVAEGTITNVEARIVPVFPLSSHLQPLNSWQDWQAFQELAKRLGCAEYFPYQTTQEIFEEMQKATQGAPSDYSGTSWERIMAGQIAHWPLTKDAPLGTPRLYETAFAFPDGKARFSTLVPGPATELTNSEYPFHLITGRLGAHYNSGAQTRFMPALKKIPPNTLSIHPKTAQQLAISDGSPVRVTNSHGTSLTLTAHITQDIRQDTVFVSMHNELDTAVNHLIPLGPLSLSGMPEFKHTVVSLSPLQSLSEEASTIIEDVDLEITL, from the coding sequence ATGTCTACCGTTTATACCCCCTGCCCGTTTTGCGCCCTGCAATGCGGGGTAACCATTAAGCAAAGCCCCAAGGGACAGCGCATTGTGGGTAATCCCCATGATCCTATTAGCGAAGGACATCTTTGCCGAAAGGGATTGGCTAGCCTCGAGGTTCTCAACCATCCCCAGCGAATCGAGGCCCCACTGCTTCGTCCCCATCGTAAACATCCCCTTACGCCGACCAGTTGGACGACGGCCCTCGACGCCATAGCGGAACGTCTGCAATCTATCAAAAAAAATTGGGGACCGGACAGCATAGCTGTTTACGGTAGTGGAGCCCTGACCAATGAGACAGCTTACCTCTTAGGAAAATTTGCCCGTTTGGCCCTGGGCACTCGCGAAATCGATTATAATGGAAGATTTTGCATGTCATCAGCAGCAAAAGCCTACATTACCATGTTAGGCCTCGATCGTCCCACCGGTACTTTTGAAGATATTCGTCAAACAGAAACTCTTTTGATCGTGGGCAGTAATCTCAGTGACGCTCACCCTATGGCTATGCGTGCGATTCAACACGCCAAAACCCGTGGTGCAACCATTATTGTCATTGATCCACGGCGCACACGATTAGCCAAATCAGCCGATTATCATCTGGCCATCCGTCCCGGAACCGACGGATTTCTTGCGTGGGCGATGATGCATAGCATCATTCAACAAAACTTAGTCAACCATGATTTCGTCGCCAATCGCACACGAGGATTTGAAGAAATGGCCCAGCAAGCTCGGCATTATTCGCCCCATGTGGTCTCTTTACTAACCGGAATTTCCCCAAAAATCATTGAAACCATTTCGCGTGTCTTTGCCGCATCTTCCCGATCGATGTTGCTTCATGGTCGTGGAATGGAACAGTATCAGCACGGAGTCGAAGCGGTATCAGCATTTTTGAATGTTGTTTTGGTCACAGGGCAAATTGGCCGTCCCGGGACGGGCGCGGTCATGTTAACGGGACAGGCGAATGGACAAGGTGGACGAGAACTCGGCCAGAAATCTGACCAACTCCCAGGTTCCCGCCCCATAACCGATCCAAGTCATAGACAAGCCGTTGCCCGTGTATGGGGCGTTGATCCACAATCAATCCCTCCTGCTGGACGCTTCACTGCCAGCGAATTTTTTCCTGCGATCAATCGAGGGGACATTAAAGCTCTTATGGTTGTTGGAGCCAATCCGCTACTATCGGCGCCCGATACTTCTGAAGTCCATCGAGCCATGAAAAATCTTGAGTTTTTAGTCGTCATCGATCCCATTCTTACCGAAACCGCACAAGAAGCAGACGTTGTCGTTCCTGCTGGAGGGTTTGGCGTTGCTGAAGGCACGATTACCAATGTCGAAGCGCGGATTGTTCCAGTATTCCCCCTTTCTTCTCATCTCCAGCCACTAAATTCATGGCAAGATTGGCAAGCATTTCAAGAACTGGCCAAGCGACTAGGCTGTGCGGAATATTTTCCCTACCAAACGACGCAAGAGATTTTCGAAGAAATGCAAAAAGCGACACAAGGTGCCCCTTCAGATTACTCCGGGACATCTTGGGAAAGGATTATGGCTGGCCAAATTGCCCATTGGCCATTAACCAAGGATGCTCCTTTGGGAACCCCGCGTCTTTATGAAACCGCTTTTGCATTTCCGGATGGGAAAGCACGATTCAGTACACTCGTGCCTGGCCCCGCCACGGAACTGACAAATTCTGAATATCCGTTTCATCTGATTACAGGCCGTTTAGGCGCTCACTATAATAGCGGCGCGCAAACTCGATTCATGCCAGCTCTCAAAAAGATTCCCCCTAACACCCTATCCATACATCCAAAAACAGCTCAACAACTAGCGATTTCTGACGGTTCACCCGTGAGAGTCACGAACTCCCATGGCACAAGTCTGACATTGACTGCCCACATTACGCAAGACATACGCCAAGACACGGTATTTGTCAGTATGCATAACGAGTTGGACACGGCTGTCAATCATCTCATTCCTCTCGGCCCTTTAAGCTTATCCGGCATGCCGGAATTCAAGCACACGGTTGTATCACTAAGCCCCTTACAATCCCTCAGTGAAGAAGCGTCCACAATCATTGAAGACGTCGATCTTGAAATCACTCTTTAA
- a CDS encoding anthranilate phosphoribosyltransferase, which translates to MRTVELQFSDLLKEIARGRKGSRDLTLEEAHLAARYIIENKATPAQIGAFLASERIKTESSEELFAFSNALRLHVVTLNSDSGRIVQGLDAAGPFDGRQNSFFATIPAALIVRAAGVPILLHGVKSPLPPKKGTGLFDVLTALHLPLGTSAQDIQCTYQQLGISFLDVEAVCAPLRRLRPIREELYFRTLLNTVEKTLNPANHARLIIGIFHLTQRRAIFGLLSRITYQEILMVQGVEGSEDLYVHRPSVLWKVTRDHTEEITINPGEMGLMPTINRINLSPSEQAQAILHIISGNPHPLRDLVVYNAGVRLWFSRCTSTWQQGVELARYLLDTGQAQKILQRWQAWKPYSD; encoded by the coding sequence ATGCGAACTGTGGAGTTACAATTTTCCGATCTACTAAAAGAAATCGCACGGGGACGAAAAGGTTCTCGCGATCTCACGTTAGAAGAAGCCCACTTGGCTGCTCGGTATATCATTGAGAACAAAGCTACTCCTGCCCAAATTGGTGCATTTTTAGCTAGCGAACGCATTAAGACGGAATCTTCTGAGGAGCTGTTCGCCTTTTCTAATGCATTGCGCTTACATGTTGTGACACTTAATTCGGATTCCGGGCGAATTGTTCAAGGTCTTGATGCGGCTGGCCCGTTCGATGGTAGACAAAATAGTTTTTTTGCAACCATCCCGGCCGCTCTGATTGTTCGTGCTGCAGGCGTTCCCATATTACTTCACGGCGTCAAAAGCCCCCTGCCTCCTAAAAAAGGCACAGGGCTTTTTGATGTCTTAACGGCTCTTCACTTGCCGTTGGGTACCAGTGCACAAGATATTCAGTGCACTTATCAACAGCTTGGCATCTCATTTCTCGATGTGGAAGCCGTGTGTGCTCCTCTTCGACGACTCCGGCCAATCCGGGAAGAACTATACTTTCGGACATTATTGAATACCGTTGAAAAGACGTTAAATCCGGCCAATCACGCGCGTCTTATCATAGGAATTTTTCATCTCACACAGCGTCGAGCCATTTTCGGTCTGTTATCCCGGATCACATATCAAGAAATTTTGATGGTACAAGGAGTAGAAGGTTCCGAAGATCTCTATGTTCACCGTCCCAGTGTTCTATGGAAAGTCACACGTGACCATACGGAAGAAATAACTATTAATCCCGGGGAAATGGGATTAATGCCAACAATAAATCGCATAAACCTTTCTCCATCCGAACAAGCTCAGGCGATACTCCATATAATATCCGGAAATCCTCATCCCTTGCGTGATCTAGTCGTGTATAATGCCGGAGTGCGGTTATGGTTTTCGCGCTGTACATCCACTTGGCAGCAAGGCGTGGAGTTGGCCCGCTACCTCTTAGACACAGGGCAAGCCCAAAAGATACTCCAAAGGTGGCAAGCATGGAAACCTTATTCAGATTGA
- a CDS encoding group I truncated hemoglobin: MNREGTPTLYEKYGVAVDGVVSLFYQKVLDDEDLQPFFLGVNMERQKKHMSAFITYALGGPNNYNGKNMEVAHRKLKINNHHFHAVSMHLSDSLEQFGVEDSDRMIILSTIDQLREAIVTA; the protein is encoded by the coding sequence ATGAATCGCGAAGGTACACCAACACTCTATGAAAAATATGGTGTGGCTGTAGACGGGGTAGTTTCTCTTTTTTATCAAAAGGTTCTTGATGACGAAGATTTACAACCCTTTTTCCTAGGCGTAAACATGGAGCGTCAGAAAAAGCACATGTCCGCGTTTATTACCTACGCCTTAGGAGGACCGAATAACTATAACGGTAAAAATATGGAAGTGGCGCACCGAAAATTGAAAATAAATAATCACCACTTTCACGCAGTGAGCATGCATTTGTCCGACTCGTTAGAACAATTTGGTGTGGAAGACAGCGATAGAATGATTATATTGTCAACAATCGACCAATTGCGCGAAGCTATTGTAACCGCGTAA
- a CDS encoding precorrin-2 dehydrogenase/sirohydrochlorin ferrochelatase family protein — translation MALFPIMLEMNRLPVLIVGGEQQAEWKINVLLASDANITVISPIVTLPIEQWAKIGKITWIPRQVTHSDFQSFQIVFIATPDPTEAEQAWQWAKQYRNLVNVVDRPTMCDFYSTSHFRRQDLVIGISTSGKAPALAQALRQQLEDMIGPEWAEFIQEISQLRRAGYPISAIKHRAQELSEIIAQTPSKNISI, via the coding sequence ATGGCTTTATTTCCAATCATGTTGGAGATGAATCGACTCCCTGTTCTTATCGTCGGTGGAGAACAACAAGCTGAATGGAAAATCAACGTTCTTCTGGCTTCGGATGCCAACATCACCGTCATAAGCCCGATAGTCACCCTGCCTATCGAACAATGGGCAAAAATCGGAAAAATTACATGGATTCCTCGACAAGTTACGCACTCCGATTTTCAGTCTTTCCAGATTGTTTTTATCGCCACACCTGACCCCACAGAAGCAGAACAGGCATGGCAATGGGCTAAACAATATCGCAACTTAGTCAACGTCGTTGACCGACCCACGATGTGTGATTTTTACTCAACAAGCCACTTTCGTCGGCAAGACTTAGTCATCGGCATTTCAACATCCGGTAAGGCTCCTGCCTTGGCACAAGCCTTACGGCAACAGCTAGAAGATATGATTGGACCTGAATGGGCAGAGTTCATTCAGGAAATTTCTCAACTACGCAGGGCAGGCTATCCGATCTCAGCAATAAAACACCGAGCACAGGAGTTATCGGAAATCATTGCGCAAACCCCCTCTAAAAATATTTCCATATAA
- a CDS encoding transposase, translating to MTRSITQGVYPTIRIPARGVGTLHMGAGPHERTETRTNRRNGYRSRTWDTRVGTIRFAIPKLLQGTDYSEFLESRRRSGENPRRDHSRDLRASGHAQGISWCNYWA from the coding sequence ATGACTCGATCTATTACGCAAGGCGTCTATCCGACCATACGGATTCCTGCGCGAGGCGTTGGAACGCTGCACATGGGCGCCGGTCCGCATGAGCGGACCGAAACCCGCACCAACCGTCGAAATGGCTATCGCTCCCGGACGTGGGATACCCGCGTCGGCACGATTCGATTCGCCATTCCCAAGCTCCTGCAGGGGACCGACTATTCCGAATTTCTCGAATCCCGGCGGCGCAGTGGGGAAAACCCTCGTCGGGATCATTCAAGAGACCTACGTGCGTCAGGACACGCACAGGGGATCAGTTGGTGCAATTATTGGGCATGA
- the cynS gene encoding cyanase encodes MDRNMVTQKILDAKCRLKLTWADIAHALGRSEVWTTAACLGQATCSDDEVIRLAGILDIPPEDLRAMTIVPHRGNVPTIPQDPTIYRFYEILLVYGDTIKELIHEKFGDGIMSAIDFTMDIDRKPDPAGDRVVLTMNGKFLPYKKW; translated from the coding sequence ATGGATCGGAATATGGTAACCCAAAAAATTTTGGATGCGAAATGCCGCTTAAAACTCACTTGGGCTGACATAGCTCATGCCCTCGGACGTTCAGAGGTGTGGACAACGGCTGCGTGTCTCGGACAAGCGACATGTTCTGACGATGAAGTAATACGATTAGCGGGTATTTTAGACATCCCACCAGAAGATTTACGTGCCATGACTATCGTGCCCCACAGAGGAAATGTTCCCACGATTCCTCAAGATCCGACTATTTACCGTTTTTATGAAATTTTGTTAGTCTATGGCGACACCATCAAAGAGCTCATTCATGAAAAATTTGGGGACGGCATCATGAGTGCGATTGATTTCACGATGGATATTGACCGGAAGCCCGATCCAGCAGGAGATCGTGTCGTGTTAACGATGAACGGTAAATTTTTGCCGTATAAAAAATGGTAA
- a CDS encoding HlyD family efflux transporter periplasmic adaptor subunit, producing the protein MIHQNIPASSLKKRILPYRRVVILAGGTLLVLSALTYIVIRSTRPPAPAKFLTAMVQKGNLSQTDSATGEIVPVETYTVSIPANASLSQLNVSLGQSVNSGQILATFSDPALASQVAAQNAAVLNDQNQVNLLSSSTYRAAQQASITQAEDNLQQAEDQLAQAKSQGVITSPVAGTLTQVAPVGESVSSGQVLATVGGKTIVSPCQGTVQSVNVTVGQQITTGTTILTLSSPSLTSKILGDESQVAGLQAALDKIMSQDSQSQLAASLDQAKAQLERDQQTLLQEQQALANLVIKAPFSGEVTMLNSSAQAGAKLLTLDSETKMVTVPIPETQINLIHPGQSVSVSLPALVGKAVSGTVQSIAPIGNYSNGVANFPVNVTLNNVGGIRYGMSAQVSIVVKTVHNALLVPLASLHSRGSHNFVEVLASSGQVTRIPVHVLLENATTAAVKSKRLKVHDQVITAVLTSPSGKLHLKAKGRALHKGKAAGRKGGSK; encoded by the coding sequence ATGATCCATCAGAATATACCCGCATCATCTCTGAAAAAACGTATTCTCCCATACCGGCGTGTCGTGATATTAGCTGGGGGAACCCTATTGGTCCTGTCGGCTCTTACCTACATTGTCATTCGGTCAACCCGTCCGCCGGCTCCCGCAAAATTTCTCACAGCAATGGTGCAAAAAGGCAACTTATCGCAAACCGATTCGGCCACCGGAGAAATCGTGCCGGTTGAAACTTATACTGTCTCAATTCCGGCTAACGCCTCTTTAAGCCAACTAAATGTGAGCTTAGGACAAAGTGTAAACTCGGGGCAAATTCTTGCAACCTTCAGCGATCCGGCCCTGGCCAGTCAAGTGGCCGCGCAAAATGCTGCCGTTTTAAATGATCAAAACCAAGTGAATCTCCTATCCTCTTCCACCTATAGGGCGGCTCAACAAGCCAGTATTACCCAAGCCGAAGATAATCTGCAACAAGCTGAAGACCAGTTAGCTCAGGCAAAGTCCCAAGGTGTCATCACCTCCCCTGTCGCAGGAACCCTGACGCAAGTCGCTCCCGTGGGCGAAAGCGTTTCGTCAGGACAAGTGCTCGCAACTGTGGGAGGTAAGACAATTGTCTCCCCGTGTCAAGGAACTGTTCAGAGCGTGAACGTGACCGTAGGCCAACAAATCACCACGGGCACAACGATTCTGACGCTTTCGTCCCCCAGTTTAACCAGCAAAATTTTGGGTGACGAAAGTCAAGTCGCCGGCTTACAAGCGGCGTTAGACAAAATCATGTCACAAGATAGCCAATCGCAACTTGCAGCGAGTTTAGATCAAGCTAAAGCCCAACTGGAACGGGACCAACAAACACTTCTGCAAGAACAGCAGGCGTTAGCGAACCTGGTGATCAAGGCGCCTTTCTCTGGCGAGGTCACAATGTTAAATTCTTCCGCCCAGGCCGGCGCTAAATTATTGACCTTAGACAGCGAGACCAAGATGGTTACCGTCCCCATCCCAGAAACCCAAATTAATTTGATTCATCCGGGTCAAAGCGTCTCAGTAAGTTTACCGGCCCTGGTTGGAAAAGCGGTTTCGGGCACTGTTCAAAGCATTGCCCCTATCGGCAATTACAGCAACGGGGTTGCCAATTTTCCTGTAAATGTGACATTGAACAATGTGGGCGGTATCCGCTACGGCATGAGTGCACAAGTTTCCATCGTGGTCAAAACAGTGCATAATGCTCTATTAGTTCCTCTAGCCAGTCTTCATAGCCGGGGTTCCCACAATTTTGTCGAAGTATTAGCTTCAAGTGGACAGGTAACGCGCATCCCCGTCCATGTGCTTTTGGAAAATGCCACCACAGCTGCCGTCAAATCCAAGCGGTTAAAAGTGCACGACCAGGTCATTACCGCCGTATTGACCTCACCCAGTGGGAAACTCCATCTCAAAGCCAAAGGCAGAGCTCTTCATAAAGGGAAAGCCGCGGGAAGGAAAGGCGGATCAAAATGA